In Spirosoma aureum, a single genomic region encodes these proteins:
- a CDS encoding Nramp family divalent metal transporter: protein MEATNTTMKGWQQDNAGNSLADVHSSVHVPKNSGFFKTLMAYFGPGLMVAVGYMDPGNWATDIAGGARFGYRLLSVVLISNLFAILLQHLSLKLGIATGRDLAQACRDHYSRPVSIGLWLLAEIAIAATDLAEVIGSAIALNLLFGLPITVGILITALDVLLLLYLQNKGFQTIERIVASLIFLIIGCFGYELFVSHPAVAEVVGGLLPRTEIITNPGMLYIAIGILGATVMPHNLYLHSSIVQTRDFGRDDAGRKSAIKFATIDSTVSLFLAFFINAAILILSAATFHFSGNQHVADITDAHRLLDPILGVKLAGVLFAVALLASGQNSTLTGTLAGQIVMEGFLELRIKPWLRRLITRLVAIVPALIVAILYGERGTSELLVFSQVILSLQLSFAVVPLVTFTGDKLKMGRFVNPGWINVLSWAVAVIIIGLNGYLLWDTLF, encoded by the coding sequence ATGGAAGCAACCAATACAACTATGAAAGGATGGCAGCAGGACAACGCAGGAAACTCTCTGGCGGATGTTCATAGCTCTGTTCACGTACCTAAAAACAGTGGATTTTTCAAGACACTGATGGCCTATTTTGGGCCTGGCCTGATGGTTGCCGTAGGGTATATGGACCCTGGCAACTGGGCTACCGATATCGCGGGTGGAGCCCGGTTTGGCTATCGTCTGTTATCGGTCGTCCTGATCTCCAACCTGTTTGCGATTCTTCTTCAGCACCTGTCGCTTAAACTCGGCATTGCTACGGGCCGGGATCTGGCACAGGCCTGTCGCGATCATTATAGCCGTCCGGTTTCGATCGGGCTGTGGTTGTTGGCCGAGATAGCCATTGCCGCAACCGATCTGGCCGAGGTGATTGGCTCAGCCATTGCCCTGAATCTCTTGTTTGGATTGCCGATAACGGTCGGTATTCTCATTACGGCTCTTGATGTACTCTTACTGCTTTACCTACAGAACAAAGGTTTTCAGACCATAGAGCGGATCGTTGCCAGCCTGATTTTCCTGATTATCGGTTGTTTTGGGTATGAACTGTTCGTGTCGCATCCGGCGGTTGCCGAAGTCGTTGGGGGTTTGTTACCCCGCACTGAAATTATCACGAATCCCGGTATGCTCTACATTGCCATCGGGATTTTGGGGGCAACCGTAATGCCGCATAACCTTTACCTGCACTCCAGCATCGTGCAAACCCGTGATTTTGGCCGTGACGATGCCGGACGTAAATCGGCTATTAAATTCGCAACGATAGACTCAACGGTTTCCCTTTTTCTGGCATTTTTTATCAATGCGGCCATTTTGATCCTCTCAGCAGCGACCTTTCATTTTTCGGGTAATCAACACGTTGCCGACATTACGGATGCTCATCGGCTGCTCGATCCTATATTGGGGGTCAAACTGGCGGGCGTACTGTTTGCGGTGGCATTACTGGCTTCGGGACAAAACTCGACACTAACGGGCACGCTGGCCGGGCAAATCGTTATGGAAGGTTTTCTGGAATTACGAATCAAACCCTGGCTACGTCGGCTTATAACGCGGCTGGTTGCCATCGTTCCGGCATTGATTGTGGCGATTCTGTATGGCGAACGCGGAACATCTGAACTGCTGGTGTTTAGTCAGGTCATTTTGTCGTTGCAATTGAGTTTCGCCGTTGTGCCGCTGGTAACGTTCACGGGTGATAAACTTAAAATGGGTCGTTTCGTCAATCCGGGCTGGATAAATGTATTATCCTGGGCCGTTGCCGTAATCATTATTGGCCTGAATGGCTATCTTCTCTGGGATACTTTGTTTTAA
- a CDS encoding RNA polymerase sigma factor, whose translation MSEQELSDNELVALLRYDNEEAFRTLYERYWYTLFTTAKRKLRDEDVAADIAQELFLRLWQKRSTLLISNPNAYLTASLKHLIIDHVRTQLQGEQYASHFIHTASPDSLGTAQTVEFSELTESLNLALQQLPDKTREVFILNRFEQLTIREIAIRLDLSEKTIEYHLSRSLTFLRAHLHDYATAIVLTIILGR comes from the coding sequence ATGTCTGAGCAAGAGCTAAGTGATAACGAATTAGTAGCCCTGCTTCGTTATGACAACGAGGAGGCATTCCGGACGTTGTATGAACGCTACTGGTATACTCTCTTTACGACGGCAAAACGCAAACTCCGCGATGAAGATGTAGCTGCCGACATCGCTCAGGAACTGTTCCTTCGACTGTGGCAAAAACGCAGTACACTCCTGATCAGTAATCCCAACGCTTACCTGACGGCATCCCTTAAACACCTGATTATCGACCATGTTCGTACGCAGTTGCAGGGTGAACAGTATGCCAGTCATTTTATTCATACCGCTTCACCCGATTCGCTTGGTACGGCACAGACCGTTGAGTTTAGCGAACTGACCGAATCGCTCAATCTGGCTTTGCAGCAACTGCCCGACAAAACGCGCGAAGTGTTTATCCTGAACCGCTTCGAGCAGTTGACCATCCGCGAAATCGCCATACGACTTGATCTGTCCGAAAAAACCATTGAATACCATCTGTCCCGTTCGCTGACCTTCCTGCGGGCACATTTACACGACTATGCCACAGCTATTGTGCTGACAATTATTTTAGGTCGTTAA
- a CDS encoding FecR family protein, producing the protein MTPQTLRDLLTRYQNGEATDDERKQVEAWYDTLDGDEEPALAASDKRAFIDQYWQQLAPQIAQTPTIRRMPMAFYRLTAAAVVLLCVGLGWYFLMNRSSQSDSDKLAAQSGQSQLIDKTNESGKPLQVALSDGSTITLQSGGRVQYPARFAGNRREVHLVGEAFFEVAKNPESPFLVYANGMVTKVLGTSFTIVAHAGKPTAEVVVRTGRVAVYRQTDNQTTTSDVILKPNEKATFFRADSRIVKSLADHPVVLRPEAIKTHFVFDDTPIARVFRELDDVYGVTISFDEQALVNCTLTANLAHQSLQAQLDMICLSIGATYQTNGTHIRISGRGCL; encoded by the coding sequence ATGACCCCACAAACACTCCGGGATTTACTGACCAGATACCAGAATGGCGAAGCGACCGACGATGAACGGAAGCAGGTCGAAGCGTGGTATGACACTTTAGACGGGGATGAAGAACCTGCGTTGGCTGCTTCCGATAAACGAGCGTTTATCGATCAGTACTGGCAGCAATTAGCCCCACAGATCGCCCAGACGCCAACGATTCGCCGTATGCCGATGGCTTTCTATCGGTTAACCGCTGCTGCTGTCGTACTGCTTTGTGTCGGACTTGGCTGGTATTTTCTAATGAATCGTTCGTCGCAATCCGACTCAGACAAACTTGCTGCTCAATCAGGTCAATCGCAATTAATTGACAAAACGAATGAGTCTGGCAAGCCACTTCAGGTGGCCTTGAGCGATGGCAGTACGATTACGCTTCAATCGGGTGGACGTGTACAGTATCCGGCTAGGTTTGCCGGAAATCGCCGGGAGGTGCATTTGGTTGGTGAGGCTTTTTTCGAGGTCGCTAAAAATCCGGAGAGCCCGTTCCTGGTCTATGCCAATGGGATGGTGACAAAAGTTTTAGGCACCAGTTTTACCATTGTGGCTCATGCTGGTAAGCCTACTGCCGAGGTTGTGGTTCGGACAGGTCGGGTGGCCGTTTACCGCCAGACAGATAATCAGACAACAACGTCGGATGTGATCTTGAAGCCCAACGAGAAAGCGACATTTTTTCGGGCCGACAGCCGGATCGTAAAATCGTTGGCCGATCATCCGGTGGTACTCCGGCCAGAAGCCATCAAAACGCATTTTGTATTCGATGATACACCTATCGCCAGGGTGTTTCGGGAGTTGGACGATGTGTATGGTGTAACCATCTCCTTCGACGAGCAGGCACTCGTCAATTGCACGCTAACGGCCAATCTGGCTCATCAATCACTTCAGGCCCAACTAGACATGATCTGTCTGTCTATTGGAGCCACTTATCAAACCAACGGTACTCATATCCGAATCAGCGGTCGCGGCTGTCTTTAA
- a CDS encoding SusC/RagA family TonB-linked outer membrane protein — protein sequence MKRLLSLLISVLLSGSLVHAVSISAQELMSRPVSITVEGETVRTVLQQLEKAVDVRFVYSPRVIGADKRISISARNERLSSVLQRVFSSLNVSWEVINGQIILKKVDAQSNLISVPVFQINTPVVFEQPKRLLSGLVRDFASNQPLPGVSIVVKGTTRGTTTSANGSFSLTIPDTGDNLTLSFSFIGYETLDVPVNSSQASINVSLKETHNALNEVVVVGYGTQKKVNLTGAVSQVLAKDLENRPLNNMSQILQGMVPNLNITFGTGQPGAGGTLNVRGETSINGGGPLVLIDGIPGDINRINPGDVESVSVLKDAAASAIYGARGAFGVVLVTTKTAKNGKTTISYSNNFGWSTPTVSTKFLTNGYEYVRMNDEAFTRATGNSYTRYSEEDYKELEARRYDKVENPARPWTVVKNVNGKDIYNYYGNYDWWNTLFNMTEPSRQHNINLSGGTDKINYFLSGSVFEKDGIMRINTDKFTSYTLRSKINAQLTPWLKVSNNTQYFDSKYKYPGLEGGANANFVGITVHALPAYAPLNPDGTATYNTLKNNYSIGDGLFANLLKGVAGGEKKIHELTTINSVTIDFTKHWNLVANYSFSFYINDEWYRAAVAQYSIQPGILTTVPNYNTDQYKKTLWFDPMNATNVYSSYNQTFGKHSFGATAGINYETRKHQRLFGARKNLLSESLNDLDLGTGEQLSAGDAFQYALFGAFYRLNYDFLGKYLLEVNGRYDGTSRFGEGKRYGFFPSVSAGWRVSEEGFFDPIRGVVDNLKIRASYGTLGNQLPPTPSNKLDPYNIVSANYYPYVPIMPTAQSGWITNGQKPSYVNSPNPISSDLTWEKATTSNIGVDAGLLKNRLNLSFDAYIRNTTGMLVPGQVLPSVYGASVPTKNAGDLQTKGFELSIGWRDQFKVAGKALAYNASFVLSDSKSIITKYDNPNKILSSRYEGQTIGEIWGYSIDGFFKTNDEAQAYKVDQTIVNKQRLSAPGDWSKLQAGDLKFIDRDGNGKIDQGANTLADHGDLKVIGNDRARYRYGINLGATWNGLDLSLLAQGILRKNWYPGNNADKFWGPYSRPYYSFIPENFEDDVWTPTNTNAYFPVLRGYTALNGGGDLNAANDRYIQNVGYLRLKNVVIGYTFPETLTKRIRVPRARIYVSGENLLTYTPLRSKYIDPEQLDGDGTNGRTYPLSKTFSAGLNITF from the coding sequence ATGAAACGTTTACTTTCGCTACTGATCAGCGTCTTGCTGAGTGGTAGTCTAGTCCATGCTGTGTCTATTTCGGCGCAGGAACTGATGAGCCGACCGGTTTCTATAACGGTCGAAGGCGAAACGGTACGAACCGTATTGCAGCAACTCGAAAAAGCCGTTGATGTGCGATTCGTGTATAGCCCCCGCGTGATTGGGGCCGATAAACGGATCTCGATTAGTGCCCGCAATGAACGGTTATCGAGTGTGCTTCAGCGCGTGTTTTCCTCGTTGAATGTATCGTGGGAGGTCATCAATGGGCAGATTATTCTAAAAAAGGTTGATGCCCAAAGCAACCTGATATCGGTTCCGGTTTTCCAGATAAATACGCCCGTTGTGTTTGAACAGCCCAAACGGCTTCTGTCAGGACTGGTGAGGGATTTTGCCAGTAATCAGCCGTTGCCGGGCGTTAGTATCGTGGTGAAAGGAACCACGAGAGGAACAACGACGAGTGCGAATGGTAGTTTTTCCTTAACTATTCCGGATACTGGCGATAACCTGACCCTGTCGTTCTCCTTCATCGGTTACGAAACACTGGATGTTCCGGTCAACAGCAGTCAGGCTTCCATTAACGTATCGCTGAAAGAAACGCATAATGCTCTGAATGAGGTCGTTGTAGTGGGTTATGGAACGCAGAAGAAAGTGAATCTGACGGGGGCTGTTTCTCAGGTTCTGGCGAAGGATCTTGAAAATCGCCCACTGAATAATATGTCCCAGATTCTTCAGGGTATGGTCCCAAACCTGAATATTACGTTTGGGACTGGCCAGCCTGGGGCCGGGGGAACGCTGAATGTTCGGGGCGAAACGTCGATCAACGGGGGCGGCCCCTTAGTACTTATTGACGGTATTCCGGGTGATATTAACCGCATCAATCCGGGCGATGTGGAATCAGTTTCCGTTCTGAAAGATGCAGCAGCTTCAGCTATCTATGGTGCCCGTGGTGCGTTTGGGGTAGTTCTGGTAACGACCAAAACGGCCAAGAATGGCAAAACGACAATATCGTACAGCAACAACTTTGGCTGGTCGACCCCGACCGTCAGTACCAAATTTTTGACCAATGGGTACGAATACGTGCGCATGAATGACGAAGCGTTTACACGGGCAACCGGTAACAGTTACACGCGCTATTCAGAAGAAGATTACAAGGAGCTGGAAGCACGTCGGTACGACAAAGTCGAGAACCCTGCCCGGCCCTGGACGGTTGTCAAGAACGTCAATGGCAAGGATATCTATAACTATTACGGAAATTATGACTGGTGGAATACGCTGTTTAACATGACGGAGCCTTCCCGGCAGCATAACATCAACCTATCCGGCGGAACCGATAAGATCAATTATTTTCTGTCGGGGTCAGTTTTTGAAAAGGACGGGATCATGCGGATCAACACCGATAAATTCACGTCCTACACCCTTCGCAGCAAAATAAACGCGCAACTGACACCCTGGCTTAAAGTAAGCAACAACACCCAGTATTTCGATTCGAAGTACAAATATCCAGGTCTGGAAGGTGGTGCGAATGCCAACTTCGTGGGGATTACAGTACACGCTCTACCCGCTTACGCACCCCTCAATCCAGATGGCACAGCTACCTATAACACGTTGAAAAACAACTACTCCATTGGCGATGGATTGTTCGCCAATTTGCTAAAAGGAGTAGCGGGAGGGGAGAAAAAGATTCACGAACTCACGACGATCAACTCAGTTACCATTGACTTCACCAAACACTGGAACCTGGTAGCTAACTACTCCTTTTCATTCTACATCAACGATGAGTGGTACCGGGCTGCGGTTGCTCAATATTCCATCCAGCCAGGAATCCTGACTACGGTACCGAACTACAACACCGATCAGTACAAAAAGACTCTTTGGTTTGACCCCATGAATGCCACCAATGTGTATTCATCGTATAACCAAACGTTTGGCAAACACTCGTTCGGAGCAACGGCTGGTATAAACTATGAGACCCGGAAACACCAGCGGTTATTTGGTGCCCGTAAAAATCTGCTTTCCGAAAGCCTCAACGATCTAGATCTGGGAACGGGTGAGCAATTATCGGCCGGTGATGCTTTCCAGTATGCTTTGTTTGGCGCCTTCTATCGCCTGAATTATGATTTCCTCGGCAAATACCTCCTGGAAGTCAATGGCCGCTATGACGGAACATCCCGATTTGGCGAAGGCAAACGGTATGGATTCTTCCCATCAGTGTCGGCGGGCTGGCGAGTTAGTGAAGAAGGGTTCTTTGATCCAATTCGTGGCGTTGTCGATAATTTAAAAATCAGAGCTTCTTACGGAACATTGGGCAATCAGTTACCGCCTACGCCCAGCAACAAACTCGACCCATACAACATTGTTTCGGCCAATTATTACCCGTACGTGCCCATCATGCCAACGGCTCAATCAGGCTGGATAACGAATGGACAAAAGCCTTCGTATGTCAATAGCCCGAACCCAATTTCGTCGGACCTGACCTGGGAAAAAGCGACGACCTCGAATATCGGCGTAGATGCAGGCCTATTGAAAAATCGCCTGAATCTGTCCTTCGATGCGTACATTCGGAATACGACCGGCATGCTGGTTCCGGGTCAGGTGCTGCCTTCGGTCTATGGTGCTTCGGTTCCAACCAAAAATGCGGGCGATCTGCAAACCAAAGGCTTCGAGCTATCCATCGGCTGGCGGGATCAGTTTAAAGTGGCTGGTAAAGCATTGGCGTATAATGCCTCCTTCGTGCTCTCCGATTCCAAATCAATCATCACCAAATACGACAACCCCAACAAGATTCTGTCAAGTCGGTATGAAGGGCAAACCATTGGCGAAATTTGGGGCTATTCCATCGACGGATTCTTCAAAACCAACGATGAAGCACAGGCCTATAAGGTTGATCAGACCATTGTCAATAAACAACGCCTGAGTGCGCCCGGCGACTGGAGCAAATTACAGGCGGGTGATCTTAAGTTTATTGATCGGGATGGGAATGGCAAGATTGATCAGGGTGCCAATACGCTGGCCGATCATGGTGACCTGAAAGTAATTGGTAACGACCGGGCGCGGTACCGCTATGGTATTAACCTCGGTGCCACCTGGAACGGCCTCGACCTGTCATTGCTGGCGCAGGGCATTCTTCGTAAAAACTGGTATCCGGGCAATAATGCCGATAAATTCTGGGGACCATACTCGCGTCCATACTATTCGTTCATTCCGGAGAATTTTGAAGATGATGTCTGGACACCAACGAATACAAATGCTTATTTCCCGGTATTGAGAGGCTATACCGCCCTGAATGGTGGTGGCGATTTGAACGCAGCTAACGACCGCTACATCCAGAACGTCGGCTACCTCCGCCTGAAAAATGTGGTCATTGGCTATACATTCCCGGAAACGCTCACCAAAAGAATCAGAGTGCCAAGGGCTCGTATTTATGTAAGTGGTGAAAACCTGCTGACCTATACGCCCCTCAGATCCAAGTATATAGATCCGGAACAACTTGACGGTGATGGGACAAACGGCAGAACGTACCCCTTATCCAAAACATTTTCCGCTGGTCTGAACATCACGTTCTAA
- a CDS encoding RagB/SusD family nutrient uptake outer membrane protein, with product MKKIISFIVLALGLASCNLDLLPQDAISPETFFNTENDLLLYTNSFYNALPTAEDVYNEDVDNVVKNSLRDELQGTRVVPTSGGGWSWGNLRNINYFLANSGKCPDKKAVAKYNGLARFFRAYFYFGMVKRFGDVPWYSRPIDVMDQEMLTKARDPRTVVMDSVMADINYAIANLEASRQVNNITKWTALALKSRMALYEGTFRKYHPEYSLPNADKFLDECIAASDDLMKNSGYTIYKATPSTAYLKLFSSDNAIPDEVILARDFSDELQVYHNLNYYTMTASYGKPGLEKKLVNSYLMADGSRFTDVKGYDTMQFADEVQNRDPRLAQTIRTPGYTRIGESVPLVPEFGATVTGYQLIKFVSAPKWDTFSKDITDMPIFRYAEVLMNFAEAKAERGTLTQDDLDRSTKLTRDRVGMPNINLAAANASPDPYQAQQYAQLKGSNAGVILEIRRERRVELVMENFFRWDDIIRWKEGQLLTKVFKGMYFPGVGSFDLDKNGKVDLVIYEGNKPNVSGAQLLKLGSEILLENGNKGGNIVVNGHINKKFNEARDYLYPIPTQERLLNPKLTQNPNWE from the coding sequence ATGAAAAAAATCATAAGTTTCATAGTCCTTGCACTGGGCCTCGCGTCCTGTAATCTGGACCTGCTGCCTCAGGACGCTATTTCTCCTGAGACCTTTTTCAATACTGAAAACGATCTCCTGCTTTATACAAATTCATTTTACAATGCGCTGCCCACGGCCGAAGATGTCTACAATGAGGACGTCGATAATGTGGTGAAGAACAGCCTTCGCGACGAACTACAGGGAACACGGGTCGTGCCAACCAGCGGTGGTGGATGGAGCTGGGGTAACTTACGGAACATCAATTATTTTCTGGCCAATTCGGGTAAATGTCCCGATAAAAAGGCCGTTGCCAAATACAATGGCCTTGCCCGCTTTTTCCGGGCCTATTTTTACTTTGGCATGGTCAAACGGTTTGGCGACGTCCCCTGGTATTCGCGTCCAATTGATGTGATGGATCAGGAAATGCTGACGAAAGCACGCGATCCGCGTACGGTCGTGATGGATTCGGTGATGGCCGATATCAATTACGCGATCGCCAATCTGGAGGCTTCCCGACAGGTAAACAACATTACCAAATGGACGGCACTTGCGTTAAAATCCAGAATGGCTTTATACGAAGGCACGTTCCGGAAATATCACCCCGAGTATAGTCTGCCCAATGCCGATAAGTTTCTGGATGAATGCATCGCTGCCTCCGATGATTTGATGAAGAACAGTGGCTATACGATTTATAAAGCCACGCCATCTACCGCTTATCTCAAGCTATTTTCGTCAGACAACGCGATTCCCGATGAGGTGATTCTGGCCCGGGATTTTAGCGACGAATTACAAGTTTATCATAACCTGAACTACTACACGATGACGGCTTCGTACGGCAAGCCTGGTTTGGAGAAGAAGCTGGTAAACAGTTATTTGATGGCCGATGGGTCGCGTTTTACGGATGTTAAGGGTTACGACACAATGCAATTTGCCGATGAAGTACAAAACCGTGACCCCCGTTTGGCACAGACCATCCGAACACCTGGCTATACCCGGATTGGTGAATCGGTTCCGCTGGTTCCTGAATTTGGGGCTACGGTTACGGGCTATCAATTGATCAAGTTCGTTTCGGCACCGAAGTGGGATACGTTCAGCAAGGACATTACCGATATGCCGATTTTTCGATACGCAGAGGTACTGATGAATTTTGCGGAAGCCAAAGCTGAACGGGGCACGCTGACCCAGGACGATCTGGACCGTTCGACAAAACTGACCCGCGACCGTGTTGGTATGCCAAACATCAATCTGGCTGCTGCCAACGCCAGTCCCGATCCGTATCAGGCGCAGCAATACGCACAGTTGAAAGGAAGCAATGCCGGTGTTATTCTGGAAATCCGTCGGGAACGTCGCGTTGAACTGGTTATGGAGAACTTCTTTCGCTGGGATGATATCATTCGCTGGAAAGAAGGACAACTTCTAACCAAAGTCTTTAAGGGGATGTATTTTCCGGGAGTCGGCAGTTTTGATCTGGACAAGAATGGAAAAGTAGATCTGGTTATCTATGAAGGGAATAAGCCGAACGTATCGGGAGCGCAACTCCTGAAATTAGGCAGCGAAATATTGCTCGAAAATGGTAACAAGGGCGGCAACATTGTGGTCAATGGCCATATCAACAAAAAATTCAACGAAGCCCGTGATTACCTGTATCCGATTCCTACCCAGGAGCGTCTGTTAAACCCCAAACTGACGCAGAATCCTAACTGGGAGTAA